In Salmo salar chromosome ssa15, Ssal_v3.1, whole genome shotgun sequence, one genomic interval encodes:
- the LOC106571326 gene encoding NADH dehydrogenase [ubiquinone] 1 alpha subcomplex assembly factor 4, which produces MSNMGARVARLFRNFNLENRVHREIGKAKPEAAPRHQTHIDPVQSTQVTEISDAIHKRNDPLLGFLKSVYVESKDPTEAPKEVTEEKEERRPLIFSLPGDPYGIVEIIDVPKGKLSIIEALQALNNHKNAPQTWTLDKVALEYSLDLKDTKALLEHFIPFEVKIIPPKMEDAKKIKDI; this is translated from the exons ATGTCAAACATGGGGGCACGCGTTGCACGGTTGTTTAGGAATTTTAACTTAGAAAACCGGGTACATCGTGAGATCGGGAAGGCAAAACCTGAAGCGGCACCTCGACATCAGACCCACATTGATCCTGTTCAGAGTACACAGG TTACTGAGATCTCTGATGCCATCCACAAGAGAAACGACCCTCTACTGGGATTCCTGAAGTCGGTTTATGTGGAATCAAAGGATCCTACAGAG GCTCCAAAGGAGGTGACTGAGGAGAAAGAGGAGCGCAGGCCTCTAATTTTCAGCCTACCTGGGGACCCCTATGGTATTGTTGAGATCATTGATGTCCCTAAAGGCAAACTGTCTATTATTGAGGCCCTCCAAGCTCTCAACAATCATAAGAATGCTCCCCAAACATGGACATTGGACAAGGTCGCCCTAGAGTACTCTCTTGACTTAAAAGATACTAAAGCACTTCTGGAGCATTTCATCCCCTTTGAGGTTAAGATCATACCACCAAAGATGGAGGATGCAAAGAAGATCAAAGATATCTAG
- the LOC106571323 gene encoding dermatan-sulfate epimerase isoform X3: MEKSMVLLQDVTDGSLYEGVAYGTYTTRSLFQYMFLVQRHFSISHFDHPWLHKHFAFMYRTILPGFQRTVAIADSNYNWFYGPESQLVFLDRYVMRNGSGNWLAELIHQNRVLEGPGQAGKGQRWCTLHTEFIWYDPSLTPRAPADFGTSQLHYFEDWGVVTYGSALPADTNHTFLSFKSGKLGGQAIFDIVHRNKYKDWIKGWRNFNAGHEHPDQNTFTFAPNGVPFITEALYGPKYTFLNNAVLFSPAVSGSCFKPWEGQVTEACDSKWLKYKVGLAADSQGRVEAALERQGMVFIRGEGQSAYNPDLKIRSFQRNLLLLHPQLLVLVDHVHLETDSPTRAMSAFFHNTDLSFQDAKIDGVHGAFIRHGEDPYKMFWMDDTGFSEKGVLGYWNYPRGYPYNGSNYVNVTMPLRYPHTRVAYIFFGPGVDVQSFSLRADANRVDIYLATNEHTYTIYLLTGEVTNKPLFAMVLLDQKKIVFEKAAGVLNDTPEEVEEYVNVVEDNLQHAKPVFQQLERHILGRVLNTASFRKTAERLLQFSDKKKTEEAIEKMFALTKKQGKGKGAMKALGNLGNELSESLPDIFAQIEVSEKKQRSKSTKRIIEESSEEDGDSRAFMDYGDSNKGRKGGFVKGRKFKEVHMSATAKSDSLSNAASYIRLFLIINIATFFLLLAVLLTRFQRGRSLHTQRCFYGILLIDSFILLCLYSSCSRSQC, from the exons GGTTCCAGAGGACTGTAGCCATAGCAGATTCCAACTACAATTGGTTCTACGGGCCTGAGAGCCAGCTGGTGTTCCTGGACCGATACGTGATGAGGAACGGCAGCGGGAACTGGCTGGCTGAACTGATCCATCAGAACCGGGTGTTGGAGGGGCCAGGACAGGCCGGGAAGGGACAGAGATGGTGCACActgcacacagagttcatctg GTATGATCCAAGCCTGACTCCCAGGGCTCCTGCAGACTTCGGTACATCCCAACTCCACTACTTTGAGGACTGGGGGGTCGTCACATATGGAAGTGCTTTACCCGCAGACACCAACCACACCTTCCTCTCTTTCAAGTCGGGGAAGCTGGGTGGACAGGCCATATTTGACATCGTTCACAGGAACAAGTACAAAGACTGGATCAAAGGGTGGCGGAACTTTAACGCTGGCCATGAGCACCCTGACCAGAACACCTTTACGTTCGCCCCTAACGGTGTTCCTTTTATCACAGAGGCTCTGTACGGGCCCAAGTATACCTTCCTCAACAACGCAGTGCTGTTCTCCCCAGCTGTCTCAGGGAGCTGCTTCAAGCCATGGGAAGGTCAGGTCACCGAGGCCTGTGACTCCAAGTGGCTGAAGTACAAGGTGGGGCTGGCGGCGGACTCCCAGGGCAGGGTGGAGGCGGCTCTGGAGAGGCAGGGGATGGTGTTCATCCGTGGAGAGGGCCAGTCGGCCTACAACCCTGACCTGAAGATCAGGAGCTTCCAGAGGAACCTGCTGCTCCTGCACCCCCAGCTGCTGGTCCTAGTGGATCATGTCCATCTGGAGACAGACAGCCCAACCAGGGCCATGAGTGCCTTCTTCCACAACACGGACCTGTCCTTTCAGGATGCCAAAATAGATGGTGTGCACGGAGCCTTTATCAGACACGGTGAAGACCCATATAAAATGTTCTGGATGGATGACACGGGCTTCAGTGAGAAAGGGGTCTTGGGGTACTGGAACTATCCACGTGGTTACCCCTATAATGGCTCGAACTATGTGAATGTGACAATGCCACTGAGGTACCCACACACCAGGGTGGCCTATATCTTCTTTGGGCCGGGGGTGGACGTGCAGAGCTTTAGCCTGCGTGCTGATGCTAATAGGGTGGACATTTACCTGGCCACCAACGAGCACACCTACACCATCTACCTTCTGACAGGAGAGGTGACCAACAAGCCTCTGTTCGCCATGGTACTGTTGGACCAGAAGAAGATTGTGTTTGAGAAAGCAGCAGGAGTGCTGAACGATACgccagaggaggtggaggagtatGTCAACGTAGTAGAGGACAACCTCCAGCATGCCAAGCCTGTTTTCCAGCAGCTGGAGAGACACATCCTGGGCAGGGTACTCAACACGGCCAGCTTCCGCAAGACAGCTGAGCGCCTCCTACAGTTCTCAGACAAGAAGAAGACGGAGGAGGCCATCGAGAAAATGTTTGCTCTGACTAAGAAACAGGGCAAAGGAAAGGGGGCCATGAAAGCCTTGGGGAACCTTGGGAACGAGCTCTCAGAGAGCCTGCCTGACATCTTTGCACAGATCGAGGTGAGTGAGAAGAAGCAGAGATCGAAGAGCACAAAGCGGATTATTGAGGAGAGCTCAGAGGAAGATGGAGACTCCAGGGCTTTTATGGATTATGGAGACTCAAATAAAGGCAGGAAGGGTGGCTTTGTGAAGGGTCGCAAGTTCAAGGAGGTCCACATGTCGGCGACAGCCAAGAGTGACAGTCTGTCAAACGCAGCCTCTTATATCAGACTATTCCTAATCATAAACATAGCCACCTTCTTCCTGCTACTGGCTGTGTTATTGACACGCTTCCAGAGAGGCAGAAGTCTACACACCCAAAGGTGTTTCTATGGCATTCTCCTCATCGACAGCTTCATCTTACTCTGCCTCTACTCTTCCTGCTCTCGCTCACAGTGTTGA